The following are encoded in a window of Cucurbita pepo subsp. pepo cultivar mu-cu-16 chromosome LG12, ASM280686v2, whole genome shotgun sequence genomic DNA:
- the LOC111806868 gene encoding uncharacterized protein LOC111806868 produces MSLCLQAKALPVCAWRSDGDGIRNRAPPTPNPIPPRDRVIGFGRHKGKMLGALTSSYLKWISKNLRARDTEEWAILADQVLEDPVYQDRIQWEFAHSLMSGGDGRRGTGRDGVVSELLEISDRFGWDWDGGAHDGGWRDVNFELLGTSKGGRIPRRGEPMTQKVSPGGGGGSGGGGGGRRSERRDRLRVKREKSKGVAERSEMKAENNPLPTPKAQPDNPVTGMNRRFPGRETLLNRFTTAKSHLLD; encoded by the coding sequence ATGAGTCTGTGTTTGCAGGCAAAGGCGTTGCCGGTGTGTGCGTGGAGAAGCGATGGGGATGGGATAAGAAACAGGGCACCTCCCACCCCTAACCCTATTCCACCCAGAGACCGCGTCATAGGGTTCGGGCGCCACAAGGGCAAGATGCTGGGAGCCCTGACTTCATCCTATCTCAAATGGATCTCCAAAAATCTCAGAGCTAGGGACACGGAAGAGTGGGCCATTTTGGCAGACCAGGTTCTGGAGGACCCGGTTTACCAAGACCGCATCCAGTGGGAGTTCGCCCACAGCCTTATGAGCGGCGGGGATGGGAGAAGGGGAACTGGCCGCGACGGCGTCGTTTCTGAGCTGTTGGAGATCAGCGACCGGTTTGGCTGGGATTGGGACGGTGGCGCCCACGACGGCGGTTGGAGAGACGTTAACTTCGAGCTCTTGGGGACCTCTAAAGGTGGAAGAATCCCACGGCGAGGCGAACCGATGACGCAGAAGGTGTCGCCGGGCGGAGGCGGAGGaagtggcggcggcggtggcggaaGAAGGAGCGAGAGAAGAGATCGGCTGAGAGTGAAGCGAGAGAAATCGAAGGGAGTGGCGGAGAGAAGTGAAATGAAAGCGGAGAACAATCCTCTTCCCACTCCCAAAGCTCAACCGGACAATCCGGTTACCGGGATGAACCGTCGCTTCCCTGGTCGTGAAACTCTGCTAAACCGGTTTACCACAGCCAAATCACATTTATTGGATTAA
- the LOC111807589 gene encoding uncharacterized protein LOC111807589 isoform X1, which translates to MLASLQLPTGLRSSSRLFSPIPHAHRHSLPLPCSSSLTGFPDISTQPLESNAAEASRFNQWPNNNGDMADDDFQDKGISRIPVPRHKHIPVSKAQLLDAIVSTFFNSNHDDDDDDDDPDAQHFLLLSSCLDSILHAEHKKTLEEMRNDYSLTQSLENEANSGESSTNTDGQTVSNEKEESITSKDAITGIGSMEELVQKIGVGNPMPFSYNLDFRNLLSSLKGGVNSYINGESSVAVATRFQRSFIQLLKNAEFEELSAMDLGLTSALNTDYLLTLPIYVDWKRASESNAIIFRRGYATERQTGLLIVDKLDYIQSRLLRGLFSIIAKPLGRLGTWIAEVVYGAPQMPEIQEWVKRLRLWVSELPTSQQLFRYDEEDSDGLLSDNRISDKDLPIWLAAQSAVSRYEGILSSMGPRGRLLRRLLTWIGLLPPMPEQAFTPNDDSKASEPYLRPIFISRISLSDIWRPAMKNCGNNIWKRLKTSISILLSQSVLQEPAFQELILLYTKGGRNSGDKTEVPSLQLKIYEKIPIPDLPVIFPDKKLSFRIIDALRLDAATILGLLAFFINYKFENVLSSPSAIVLDVVAFSALVIYITRVVLGYKQTWDRYQLLVNRTLYEKTIASGFGSVHFLLDASEQQLYKEAILAYAILLKEEKGEVRCGKSVGDKCERFLYEVLKVKVEMAIDKAIETLSRLGLVVSQREAEVDGGVRVQAVGCEKAYEALKQHWNGLLT; encoded by the exons ATGCTGGCGTCTTTGCAGCTCCCCACCGGCCTCCGCAGTTCATCACGCCTCTTTTCCCCAATTCCTCACGCTCATCGTcactctcttcctcttccatgTTCATCTTCCCTCACTGGTTTTCCCGATATCTCCACGCAGCCTTTGGAATCCAACGCGGCGGAGGCTTCCAGATTCAACCAGTGGCCGAACAACAACGGCGACATGGCTGATGATGACTTCCAAGACAAAGGTATTTCTAGGATTCCTGTTCCTAGACACAAGCACATTCCAGTTTCTAAAGCTCAGCTGTTGGATGCCATTGTTTCGACCTTCTTTAACTCCAACCatgacgatgatgatgatgatgatgatcccGACGCtcaacattttcttctcctctcttc GTGCTTGGACTCCATTCTTCATGCTGAGCACAAGAAGACCTTAGAAGAAATGCGGAACGATTATTCCCTTACTCAGTCGCTGGAAAACGAGGCTAATTCTGGAGAATCTTCTACTAATACTGATGGCCAGACTGTTTCGAATGAGAAAGAGGAGTCTATCACGTCCAAAGATGCGATTACTGGAATTGGAAGCATGGAGGAGCTGGTGCAGAAGATTGGAGTTGGCAATCCGATGCCTTTCAGTTATAATTTGGACTTCCGCAATCTCTTGAGTTCTCTGAAGGGTGGCGTAAATAGTTACATCAATGGGGAATCTTC AGTAGCAGTTGCCACTCGTTTCCAGCGTTCATTTATCCAACTTCTTAAAAATGCTGAATTTGAGGAACTGTCGGCCATGGACCTGGGCTTGACATCAGCATTAAATACAGACTATCTGCTTACTTTGCCAATATACGTTGACTGGAAGAGGGCGTCCGAGTCTAATGCAATTATTTTCAG GCGAGGATATGCAACTGAGCGGCAGACAGGCCTATTAATTGTTGATAAACTAGATTATATACAGTCTAGACTTCTACGTGGACTCTTTTCCATAATCGCAAAGCCACTGGGGAGACTTGGTACTTGGATAGCTGAG GTTGTTTATGGTGCTCCACAGATGCCAGAAATACAAGAATGGGTTAAGAGGTTGAGGCTTTGGGTGAGCGAACTTCCTACATCTCAGCAATTATTTCGTTATGATGAAGAAGATTCTGATGGTCTACTGAGTGACAATCGGATTTCAGATAAAGACCTTCCAATTTGGCTTGCAGCCCAGAGTGCAGTATCACGTTACGAAGGAATTCTTTCTTCCATGGGGCCTCGTGGAAGACTCTTAAGGAGGCTGCTTACATGGATAGGACTTCTTCCTCCTATGCCAGAACAAGCATTCACGCCTAATGATGACAGTAAAGCTTCTGAACCTTATTTAAG GCCTATCTTCATATCACGAATATCACTCAGTGATATATGGAGGCCTGCAATGAAAAATTGTGGGAATAATATTTGGAAACGATTGAAAACATCCATTTCGATCCTCCTCTCTCAATCAGTGCTCCAG GAGCCAGCCTTCCAAGAATTGATTTTACTTTACACCAAAGGTGGAAGGAATAGTGGAGATAAGACTGAGGTTCCATCGTTGCAGTTAAAGATCTATGAGAAGATTCCTATTCCGGACTTACCA GTGATCTTTCCTGACAAGAAACTATCTTTTCGAATTATAGACGCG CTACGCTTGGATGCTGCGACAATATTGGGACTTTTGGCTTTCTTCATTAATTACAAGTTCGAAAACGTCTTGTCCTCACC GTCAGCAATTGTTCTTGATGTGGTTGCATTCAGTGCTCTTGTCATTTACATCACCCGAGTTGTTTTGGGTTACAAACAAACCTGGGATAGGTATCAA TTATTGGTTAACAGGACACTGTATGAGAAAACTATAGCCAGTGGTTTTGGGTCAGTTCATTTTCTGCTGGATGCTTCGGAACAACAGCTA TACAAAGAAGCTATCTTGGCCTATGCAATACTactcaaagaagaaaagggagaG GTACGATGTGGCAAAAGCGTCGGGGACAAATGTGAAAGATTTCTGTACGAGGTGTTAAAAGTAAAG GTTGAAATGGCGATAGATAAGGCAATAGAAACGTTGTCGAGATTGGGGTTAGTAGTAAGCCAAAGAGAAGCAGAAGTAGATGGCGGAGTTAGAGTGCAGGCTGTAGGGTGTGAGAAGGCTTATGAGGCGCTTAAACAGCACTGGAATGGGTTGCTGACTTGA
- the LOC111807589 gene encoding uncharacterized protein LOC111807589 isoform X2 has product MLASLQLPTGLRSSSRLFSPIPHAHRHSLPLPCSSSLTGFPDISTQPLESNAAEASRFNQWPNNNGDMADDDFQDKGISRIPVPRHKHIPVSKAQLLDAIVSTFFNSNHDDDDDDDDPDAQHFLLLSSCLDSILHAEHKKTLEEMRNDYSLTQSLENEANSGESSTNTDGQTVSNEKEESITSKDAITGIGSMEELVQKIGVGNPMPFSYNLDFRNLLSSLKGGVNSYINGESSVAVATRFQRSFIQLLKNAEFEELSAMDLGLTSALNTDYLLTLPIYVDWKRASESNAIIFRRGYATERQTGLLIVDKLDYIQSRLLRGLFSIIAKPLGRLGTWIAEMPEIQEWVKRLRLWVSELPTSQQLFRYDEEDSDGLLSDNRISDKDLPIWLAAQSAVSRYEGILSSMGPRGRLLRRLLTWIGLLPPMPEQAFTPNDDSKASEPYLRPIFISRISLSDIWRPAMKNCGNNIWKRLKTSISILLSQSVLQEPAFQELILLYTKGGRNSGDKTEVPSLQLKIYEKIPIPDLPVIFPDKKLSFRIIDALRLDAATILGLLAFFINYKFENVLSSPSAIVLDVVAFSALVIYITRVVLGYKQTWDRYQLLVNRTLYEKTIASGFGSVHFLLDASEQQLYKEAILAYAILLKEEKGEVRCGKSVGDKCERFLYEVLKVKVEMAIDKAIETLSRLGLVVSQREAEVDGGVRVQAVGCEKAYEALKQHWNGLLT; this is encoded by the exons ATGCTGGCGTCTTTGCAGCTCCCCACCGGCCTCCGCAGTTCATCACGCCTCTTTTCCCCAATTCCTCACGCTCATCGTcactctcttcctcttccatgTTCATCTTCCCTCACTGGTTTTCCCGATATCTCCACGCAGCCTTTGGAATCCAACGCGGCGGAGGCTTCCAGATTCAACCAGTGGCCGAACAACAACGGCGACATGGCTGATGATGACTTCCAAGACAAAGGTATTTCTAGGATTCCTGTTCCTAGACACAAGCACATTCCAGTTTCTAAAGCTCAGCTGTTGGATGCCATTGTTTCGACCTTCTTTAACTCCAACCatgacgatgatgatgatgatgatgatcccGACGCtcaacattttcttctcctctcttc GTGCTTGGACTCCATTCTTCATGCTGAGCACAAGAAGACCTTAGAAGAAATGCGGAACGATTATTCCCTTACTCAGTCGCTGGAAAACGAGGCTAATTCTGGAGAATCTTCTACTAATACTGATGGCCAGACTGTTTCGAATGAGAAAGAGGAGTCTATCACGTCCAAAGATGCGATTACTGGAATTGGAAGCATGGAGGAGCTGGTGCAGAAGATTGGAGTTGGCAATCCGATGCCTTTCAGTTATAATTTGGACTTCCGCAATCTCTTGAGTTCTCTGAAGGGTGGCGTAAATAGTTACATCAATGGGGAATCTTC AGTAGCAGTTGCCACTCGTTTCCAGCGTTCATTTATCCAACTTCTTAAAAATGCTGAATTTGAGGAACTGTCGGCCATGGACCTGGGCTTGACATCAGCATTAAATACAGACTATCTGCTTACTTTGCCAATATACGTTGACTGGAAGAGGGCGTCCGAGTCTAATGCAATTATTTTCAG GCGAGGATATGCAACTGAGCGGCAGACAGGCCTATTAATTGTTGATAAACTAGATTATATACAGTCTAGACTTCTACGTGGACTCTTTTCCATAATCGCAAAGCCACTGGGGAGACTTGGTACTTGGATAGCTGAG ATGCCAGAAATACAAGAATGGGTTAAGAGGTTGAGGCTTTGGGTGAGCGAACTTCCTACATCTCAGCAATTATTTCGTTATGATGAAGAAGATTCTGATGGTCTACTGAGTGACAATCGGATTTCAGATAAAGACCTTCCAATTTGGCTTGCAGCCCAGAGTGCAGTATCACGTTACGAAGGAATTCTTTCTTCCATGGGGCCTCGTGGAAGACTCTTAAGGAGGCTGCTTACATGGATAGGACTTCTTCCTCCTATGCCAGAACAAGCATTCACGCCTAATGATGACAGTAAAGCTTCTGAACCTTATTTAAG GCCTATCTTCATATCACGAATATCACTCAGTGATATATGGAGGCCTGCAATGAAAAATTGTGGGAATAATATTTGGAAACGATTGAAAACATCCATTTCGATCCTCCTCTCTCAATCAGTGCTCCAG GAGCCAGCCTTCCAAGAATTGATTTTACTTTACACCAAAGGTGGAAGGAATAGTGGAGATAAGACTGAGGTTCCATCGTTGCAGTTAAAGATCTATGAGAAGATTCCTATTCCGGACTTACCA GTGATCTTTCCTGACAAGAAACTATCTTTTCGAATTATAGACGCG CTACGCTTGGATGCTGCGACAATATTGGGACTTTTGGCTTTCTTCATTAATTACAAGTTCGAAAACGTCTTGTCCTCACC GTCAGCAATTGTTCTTGATGTGGTTGCATTCAGTGCTCTTGTCATTTACATCACCCGAGTTGTTTTGGGTTACAAACAAACCTGGGATAGGTATCAA TTATTGGTTAACAGGACACTGTATGAGAAAACTATAGCCAGTGGTTTTGGGTCAGTTCATTTTCTGCTGGATGCTTCGGAACAACAGCTA TACAAAGAAGCTATCTTGGCCTATGCAATACTactcaaagaagaaaagggagaG GTACGATGTGGCAAAAGCGTCGGGGACAAATGTGAAAGATTTCTGTACGAGGTGTTAAAAGTAAAG GTTGAAATGGCGATAGATAAGGCAATAGAAACGTTGTCGAGATTGGGGTTAGTAGTAAGCCAAAGAGAAGCAGAAGTAGATGGCGGAGTTAGAGTGCAGGCTGTAGGGTGTGAGAAGGCTTATGAGGCGCTTAAACAGCACTGGAATGGGTTGCTGACTTGA
- the LOC111806867 gene encoding F-box/kelch-repeat protein At1g51550, translating to MEPEGSTTTGGYHDGSPITSLAPDHLFAILLLLPVDSILSFSVTCSRFRALTSSDALWEAICRREWGSASVEALNSYHLSSQLPWMRVFKQLSRLESVRCHRLSDPVAESSSLPGPRASHSLNFVSDCLVLFGGGCESGRHLDDTWLAYIGNDCHRMLNWRKMNSGTPSGRFGHTCNVVGDFLILFGGINDNGIRQNDTWAGRVERKGIHGFEFSWIPLDVGELAPPPRGAHASCCIDDKKMVIHGGIGLGGIRLFDTWVLELSENLKFGTWHEIVSHPSPPARSGHTLTSIGGMKVVLFGGRGVGYDVLNDIWLLSIFEGHGRWVQILYDLQNVTEGVSLPRVGHSANLILGGRLLIYGGEDTERHRKDDFWALDVSALKTIEVQLTTGNSIGLAAKMWKRLKANGCTPNSRSFHRACTDRSGRCLYILGGMVDGVVQAAAESSGLRFDGDLFLVELVI from the exons ATGGAACCGGAAGGATCCACTACCACCGGTGGCTACCACGACGGATCACCGATCACTTCCCTTGCTCCCGACCACTTATTCGCTATTCTCCTTCTACTGCCTGTAGATTCAATACTCTCCTTCTCGGTTACTTGTAGCAGATTTAGGGCTCTCACTTCCTCTGATGCTCTCTGGGAAGCTATTTGTCGAAGGGAATGGGGATCCGCTTCCGTCGAGGCTCTCAACTCCTATCATCTCTCGTCTCAGCTTCCATGGATGCGCGTCTTCAAGCAACTTTCCCGGCTTGAATCTGTTCGTTGCCATAGATTATCCGATCCAGTCGCTGAATCATCGTCACTTCCGGGCCCTAGAGCTTCTCACTCCCTCAACTTCGTCTCAGATTGCTTGGTACTCTTTGGTGGAGGTTGCGAAAGTG GGCGTCATCTTGATGATACCTGGCTGGCATACATTGGTAATGATTGTCACAGGATGCTAAACTGGCGAAAGATGAATTCAGGCACCCCAAGTGGGAGATTTGGGCATACATGTAATGTTGTTGGTGATTTTCTAATACTCTTTGGAGGAATCAACGACAATGGAATTCGTCAAAACGATACGTGGGCTGGAAGAGTCGAAAGGAAAGGGATTCATGGTTTTGAATTCTCATGGATACCGCTCGATGTGGGGGAGTTAGCACCACCGCCTCGTGGAGCTCATGCTTCGTGCTGCATCGATGACAAGAAGATGGTTATCCATGGAGGAATTGGGTTAGGTGGTATTAGATTGTTTGATACTTGGGTGTTAGAACTGTCTGAGAATCTTAAATTTGGAACTTGGCACGAGATCGTGTCTCATCCGTCGCCTCCAGCTCGATCGGGACATACACTTACTTCCATTGGAGGAATGAAAGTAGTTCTATTTGGAGGTAGAGGAGTAGGCTATGATGTGCTGAATGATATCTGGCTGTTGAGTATATTTGAGGGTCATGGTAGATGGGTGCAAATTCTGTACGACTTACAAAACGTAACCGAAGGAGTATCGCTCCCTCGAGTCGGACACTCGGCGAATCTCATCCTGGGAGGCCGCCTTCTAATATATGGAGGGGAAGACACAGAGAGACACCGAAAAGACGACTTTTGGGCGTTGGATGTCAGCGCGTTGAAAACAATCGAAGTGCAGCTAACAACAGGAAACTCTATTGGATTAGCAGCAAAGATGTGGAAGAGATTGAAGGCAAATGGTTGCACACCGAACTCGAGATCATTTCATCGTGCCTGCACGGATCGTTCTGGTCGTTGTTTATACATCCTTGGAGGGATGGTGGATGGCGTAGTTCAGGCTGCTGCTGAATCATCAGGACTCAGATTTGATGGGGACCTATTTCTTGTGGAATTGGTGATTTAG
- the LOC111807589 gene encoding uncharacterized protein LOC111807589 isoform X3 codes for MRNDYSLTQSLENEANSGESSTNTDGQTVSNEKEESITSKDAITGIGSMEELVQKIGVGNPMPFSYNLDFRNLLSSLKGGVNSYINGESSVAVATRFQRSFIQLLKNAEFEELSAMDLGLTSALNTDYLLTLPIYVDWKRASESNAIIFRRGYATERQTGLLIVDKLDYIQSRLLRGLFSIIAKPLGRLGTWIAEVVYGAPQMPEIQEWVKRLRLWVSELPTSQQLFRYDEEDSDGLLSDNRISDKDLPIWLAAQSAVSRYEGILSSMGPRGRLLRRLLTWIGLLPPMPEQAFTPNDDSKASEPYLRPIFISRISLSDIWRPAMKNCGNNIWKRLKTSISILLSQSVLQEPAFQELILLYTKGGRNSGDKTEVPSLQLKIYEKIPIPDLPVIFPDKKLSFRIIDALRLDAATILGLLAFFINYKFENVLSSPSAIVLDVVAFSALVIYITRVVLGYKQTWDRYQLLVNRTLYEKTIASGFGSVHFLLDASEQQLYKEAILAYAILLKEEKGEVRCGKSVGDKCERFLYEVLKVKVEMAIDKAIETLSRLGLVVSQREAEVDGGVRVQAVGCEKAYEALKQHWNGLLT; via the exons ATGCGGAACGATTATTCCCTTACTCAGTCGCTGGAAAACGAGGCTAATTCTGGAGAATCTTCTACTAATACTGATGGCCAGACTGTTTCGAATGAGAAAGAGGAGTCTATCACGTCCAAAGATGCGATTACTGGAATTGGAAGCATGGAGGAGCTGGTGCAGAAGATTGGAGTTGGCAATCCGATGCCTTTCAGTTATAATTTGGACTTCCGCAATCTCTTGAGTTCTCTGAAGGGTGGCGTAAATAGTTACATCAATGGGGAATCTTC AGTAGCAGTTGCCACTCGTTTCCAGCGTTCATTTATCCAACTTCTTAAAAATGCTGAATTTGAGGAACTGTCGGCCATGGACCTGGGCTTGACATCAGCATTAAATACAGACTATCTGCTTACTTTGCCAATATACGTTGACTGGAAGAGGGCGTCCGAGTCTAATGCAATTATTTTCAG GCGAGGATATGCAACTGAGCGGCAGACAGGCCTATTAATTGTTGATAAACTAGATTATATACAGTCTAGACTTCTACGTGGACTCTTTTCCATAATCGCAAAGCCACTGGGGAGACTTGGTACTTGGATAGCTGAG GTTGTTTATGGTGCTCCACAGATGCCAGAAATACAAGAATGGGTTAAGAGGTTGAGGCTTTGGGTGAGCGAACTTCCTACATCTCAGCAATTATTTCGTTATGATGAAGAAGATTCTGATGGTCTACTGAGTGACAATCGGATTTCAGATAAAGACCTTCCAATTTGGCTTGCAGCCCAGAGTGCAGTATCACGTTACGAAGGAATTCTTTCTTCCATGGGGCCTCGTGGAAGACTCTTAAGGAGGCTGCTTACATGGATAGGACTTCTTCCTCCTATGCCAGAACAAGCATTCACGCCTAATGATGACAGTAAAGCTTCTGAACCTTATTTAAG GCCTATCTTCATATCACGAATATCACTCAGTGATATATGGAGGCCTGCAATGAAAAATTGTGGGAATAATATTTGGAAACGATTGAAAACATCCATTTCGATCCTCCTCTCTCAATCAGTGCTCCAG GAGCCAGCCTTCCAAGAATTGATTTTACTTTACACCAAAGGTGGAAGGAATAGTGGAGATAAGACTGAGGTTCCATCGTTGCAGTTAAAGATCTATGAGAAGATTCCTATTCCGGACTTACCA GTGATCTTTCCTGACAAGAAACTATCTTTTCGAATTATAGACGCG CTACGCTTGGATGCTGCGACAATATTGGGACTTTTGGCTTTCTTCATTAATTACAAGTTCGAAAACGTCTTGTCCTCACC GTCAGCAATTGTTCTTGATGTGGTTGCATTCAGTGCTCTTGTCATTTACATCACCCGAGTTGTTTTGGGTTACAAACAAACCTGGGATAGGTATCAA TTATTGGTTAACAGGACACTGTATGAGAAAACTATAGCCAGTGGTTTTGGGTCAGTTCATTTTCTGCTGGATGCTTCGGAACAACAGCTA TACAAAGAAGCTATCTTGGCCTATGCAATACTactcaaagaagaaaagggagaG GTACGATGTGGCAAAAGCGTCGGGGACAAATGTGAAAGATTTCTGTACGAGGTGTTAAAAGTAAAG GTTGAAATGGCGATAGATAAGGCAATAGAAACGTTGTCGAGATTGGGGTTAGTAGTAAGCCAAAGAGAAGCAGAAGTAGATGGCGGAGTTAGAGTGCAGGCTGTAGGGTGTGAGAAGGCTTATGAGGCGCTTAAACAGCACTGGAATGGGTTGCTGACTTGA
- the LOC111807632 gene encoding uncharacterized protein LOC111807632, whose protein sequence is MEALASSVTIPKFPEAYTPSLFRNPTKRTGFLRINDSTTFGALRALSGEADEAKPSDNRFGLFSEEDVSFPEDELNFTQSNEKNANERLKVDASLTAPSGSGTRAGLFRTPISGGVQSATSAHGLPRPALAVRNLMEQARFAHLCTVMSRMHHRRQGYPFGSLVDFATDSMGHPIFSFSPLAIHTRNLLADPRCTIVVQIPGWSGLSNARVTIFGDIYPLPEDQQEWAHKQYIAKHQQGPSQQWGNFYYFRMQDISDIYFIGGFGTVAWVDVKEYEALQPDKIAVDGGEQSLKELNAMFSKPLKELLSAESEVDDAALISIDSKGIDIRVRQGAQFNVQRISFEGGHAVETLEEAKVALRKLINKGGVCNFQT, encoded by the exons ATGGAAGCGCTAGCAAGCTCTGTGACCATTCCCAAGTTTCCAGAGGCATACACTCCTTCTTTGTTCAGGAACCCGACCAAGCGAACTGGTTTTCTCAGAATCAACGATTCTACTACTTTTGGTGCCCTTCGTGCTCTCTCTGGCGAAGCTGATGAGGCTAAACCATCGGATAATAGATTTGGACTCTTTTCCGAAGAGGATGTATCTTTTCCCGAG GATGAGCTAAATTTTACACAAAGCAATGAAAAGAATGCAAATGAGCGTTTAAAGGTGGATGCATCTCTTACTGCTCCATCTGGCAGTGGAACTAGAGCTGGTCTTTTCAGAACACCAATATCTGGTGGCGTGCAGAGTGCAACCTCAGCGCATGGTCTACCCAGACCGGCCTTAGCTGTCCGCAATCTCATGGAACAG GCCAGATTTGCTCATTTGTGCACTGTGATGTCTCGGATGCACCACCGCAGACAAGGATACCCATTTGGTTCTTTGGTAGATTTTGCAACTGACTCCATGGGCC atccaattttttctttttcacctCTGGCCATTCATACCCGGAATTTGTTGGCAGACCCAAGATGCACCATTGTTGTGCAG ATACCTGGATGGAGTGGCTTGTCAAATGCCAGAGTAACTATTTTTGGTGATATATACCCCCTTCCAGAGGATCAACAG GAATGGGCTCACAAGCAATACATAGCTAAGCATCAACAAGGACCTTCTCAACAGTGGGGAAATTTTTACTACTTCAGGATGCAAGACATCAG TGACATTTATTTCATCGGAGGCTTCGGGACTGTTGCGTGGGTGGATGTGAAGGAGTATGAGGCCCTTCAACCTGATAAGATTGCAGTTGACGGAGGCGAGCAAAGCCTTAAG GAATTGAACGCGATGTTCTCGAAACCTCTGAAAGAGCTGCTATCAGCTGAAAGCGAGGTAGACGATGCCGCCTTAATATCAATAGACAGCAAGGGAATCGATATTCGAGTCCGCCAAGGAGCTCAG TTCAATGTCCAAAGGATATCCTTTGAAGGAGGGCATGCCGTGGAAACGCTGGAGGAAGCCAAGGTTGCTCTTCGGAAGCTAATAAACAAAGGGGGAGTATGCAATTTTCAAACATAA